A region from the Lolium perenne isolate Kyuss_39 chromosome 4, Kyuss_2.0, whole genome shotgun sequence genome encodes:
- the LOC127292989 gene encoding uncharacterized protein, with the protein MAATMKLSLTFVLLLSGLVVFGDVGDAAPTCDIIRCIQGGNITCANRPGKVFEGCACVCAPEDGKGCVLHLDDGTSQKCTKTSG; encoded by the exons ATGGCTGCCACCATGAAGCTCTCGCTcaccttcgtcctcctcctctccg GGCTCGTGGTGTTCGGGGACGTGGGTGACGCTGCGCCGACCTGCGACATCATCCGGTGCATCCAGGGAGGGAACATCACCTGTGCCAACCGCCCCGGCAAGGTGTTCGAAGGGTGCGCCTGCGTCTGCGCGCCAGAGGACGGCAAGGGCTGCGTGCTCCACCTCGACGACGGCACCAGTCAGAAGTGCACCAAGACGAGTGGCTGA